A portion of the Bdellovibrio sp. ArHS genome contains these proteins:
- a CDS encoding DMT family transporter produces MASLNPRLRGTIEISIASVGFGFLGIFAKWAFASGLSVGQFLSYRFTLAALLIWIFLLLFKPQWIKLNRRQTVIASLLGVFGYALFSTLYFEAIDGLSVTLAALLLYTYPFWVNVFSHFFTHDKISKKEALCLVAASAGLVLLLWGHIEVRNFWAIAAGLGSAISYAIYVLLSGRLQQGVRPISSTLYVITFGAITLSLFHRTDFSHVQALTSFQASCIFGIAIICTILPLTLELAALQKLRSTEVALLMMIEPITAALMGAFIFHESLRPLQILGALIIAVALVLNVISKKSPPNPHL; encoded by the coding sequence ATGGCATCCCTGAACCCACGCTTAAGAGGCACGATCGAGATTTCTATCGCCAGCGTGGGTTTTGGATTTTTAGGGATCTTCGCGAAGTGGGCCTTCGCCTCCGGTCTTTCTGTGGGGCAGTTTCTTTCCTATCGCTTCACTCTGGCAGCTCTTCTTATCTGGATTTTTCTTCTTCTTTTCAAACCTCAGTGGATTAAGCTGAATAGACGACAAACCGTTATAGCATCTTTGCTTGGCGTTTTTGGTTATGCTCTTTTTTCGACTCTTTATTTCGAAGCCATTGACGGATTGAGTGTCACGCTGGCCGCTCTTTTACTTTATACGTACCCGTTCTGGGTGAATGTCTTTTCACATTTTTTTACACACGATAAAATTTCTAAGAAAGAGGCTCTGTGTCTGGTTGCTGCATCTGCAGGACTGGTACTGCTTCTGTGGGGCCATATCGAAGTTCGCAATTTCTGGGCGATCGCTGCTGGCTTGGGATCGGCAATCAGTTATGCGATCTATGTCCTTCTATCCGGTCGACTGCAACAGGGTGTTCGTCCTATTTCTTCCACCCTTTACGTGATCACTTTCGGCGCGATCACGCTGTCCCTGTTTCATCGCACTGATTTTTCACATGTCCAAGCTCTGACAAGCTTTCAAGCCAGCTGTATTTTTGGCATTGCCATCATTTGCACAATTCTGCCATTGACCCTGGAACTGGCCGCCTTGCAGAAGTTACGAAGCACCGAAGTCGCCTTACTAATGATGATCGAACCCATCACCGCCGCACTTATGGGTGCTTTCATTTTTCATGAAAGCTTGCGACCTCTGCAAATTCTTGGCGCCTTAATCATCGCTGTCGCTCTCGTGCTGAATGTCATTTCAAAAAAGTCGCCACCTAATCCGCACCTTTAG
- a CDS encoding pseudouridine synthase, protein MSENNAAQRVRLNKLIADSGLASRRHADRMIEEGQVTVNGKRVYELGVKVDPTADRILVDGKPLRKPLSQKYYLVFNKPKGVLTTMDDPHGRPTVADYLGEVPARVFPVGRLDWDSEGMLLLTNDGDFANKVMHPKAEVTKTYLVKLDGQPQPHQIEKLKKGVSIVGGRVSARHIEKIKKSGDNKSDKYEWYKIVITEGKNRQIRQMFAKVGFDVLKLQRVAIGRLRMGALKSGELIFLNEVAVERVFLADDPEEVKQKRTYKGRTASVKKTAKPASRIRVKKESKGR, encoded by the coding sequence ATGTCTGAAAATAACGCCGCTCAAAGAGTTCGACTTAATAAACTAATTGCTGATTCAGGATTGGCATCCCGTCGTCATGCAGATCGCATGATCGAAGAAGGTCAAGTCACGGTTAATGGAAAACGCGTCTACGAATTGGGCGTCAAAGTTGATCCTACAGCAGATCGTATCTTGGTGGATGGCAAACCTCTTCGTAAACCACTTTCGCAAAAATACTATCTTGTCTTCAATAAACCAAAAGGTGTGCTGACAACTATGGACGATCCTCATGGTCGCCCTACCGTCGCGGACTATTTGGGAGAAGTCCCTGCGCGAGTTTTCCCGGTGGGTCGTCTGGATTGGGACTCTGAAGGTATGTTGCTTTTGACGAACGACGGTGACTTCGCCAACAAAGTCATGCATCCCAAAGCGGAAGTTACTAAAACCTACCTTGTGAAATTGGATGGCCAGCCTCAACCTCACCAAATTGAAAAACTAAAAAAAGGGGTTTCGATTGTCGGCGGTCGCGTATCGGCTCGCCATATCGAAAAAATTAAAAAGTCCGGCGACAACAAGTCTGATAAGTACGAATGGTATAAAATTGTAATCACTGAAGGTAAAAACCGTCAGATCCGTCAGATGTTTGCGAAGGTGGGCTTTGACGTTTTAAAACTTCAACGTGTGGCCATTGGCCGCTTGCGCATGGGAGCCTTGAAGTCCGGCGAACTTATCTTCTTGAATGAAGTGGCGGTCGAACGCGTCTTCTTGGCGGATGATCCTGAGGAAGTAAAACAAAAGCGCACCTACAAGGGGCGCACGGCTTCGGTTAAAAAGACCGCCAAACCCGCTTCACGTATCCGCGTGAAAAAAGAATCAAAAGGCCGATAA
- a CDS encoding type II secretion system protein, translating to MKKCRTRFQNESGMSLVEILVSLGILSIVMLA from the coding sequence ATGAAAAAATGTAGAACTCGTTTTCAAAACGAATCCGGAATGAGCCTTGTTGAAATCCTTGTCTCACTGGGAATCCTATCGATTGTGATGCTGGCGTGA
- a CDS encoding tail fiber domain-containing protein, producing the protein MSHTNLFIVMAIMLTPLFGWAGAAITYHGRLLDPNKHPVENANVVFKVRVYSPKPKKCLLYEEMRSLNMSNSQGVFVLSIGDGEGTRTAADPGIQVERIFNNDSNITFNTTNTPKLVCNTGSFYTPDLLDQRHLEVTFNDGTGTGDQTLPLMDVNFVPFSVSAYDSQKVGGTPASSLLRLSSGDATPLSPANFSELVNLLTGASTQYEKAGQLRGSPVPVLTNGQFLGWNAGGWAAMTPSTTDTSVKNFAKIDLPTCGSTQFLKDDGSGHLICDDVVAEVTNGSITTAKISDGAVTMEKLGVGAALNNIADGTISGNKLANSGVTAGEYAKVTVDAKGRVTNGGSLSAADIPNIDAAKITSGTLTQNVSATSISAANINVTNWKLYDGASEYLTFTLPTGGAGYSVAWPNQAGNNGDVLRLNASGNFVWSPLPSAPVSSVAGRIGAITLTPADITGLGTSATLNVAGAGVDAAASEVVRGDDTRLSDDRKPKGSAGGDLSGNYPNPTVAKIQSRPIDATAPINGQVLLWDQINTTWKAQYVRAQDIRTAWGGDQLIPASACAANQSMTWSLITDRFTCQDIGSLNSSAITNFSSSVDARITAQKAQANGLATLDGDGRLPASLLPTTTSDFFSQYLFLAGRSGGQTINGGTGSSDVLTLDSTSHTTKGSIILAPSGGKVGIGTSNPLAALDTSGGMIRIQGGASFGTFPASGKGLEFGYADDSNTALISSYNRTAAAHTSLLVEAAALTLNAYSTGNVGVGVAAPTQKFQVGAQSNAFASFSLNNNGTAPASGFGLTIGGNYSGAWGETNFWNSYEGATTAFDFKQKTGASTFENLLTIQSNGNVGIGTISPTQLLHVNGTALATAWNTTSDKRLKEEITEIKNPLEKILQLRGVTFKWRTDISQPTTHERIEDIGVIAQEVEKQFPEAVHTDHNGYKSVNYPSLVAPLIEAIKELYQNVVSLKDKQISQARGIATLEHNKVDKAEFEKLLKENAELRSRLERLERYIGEK; encoded by the coding sequence ATGAGCCACACAAATTTATTCATTGTTATGGCGATAATGCTGACTCCCCTATTCGGATGGGCTGGAGCCGCAATCACTTATCATGGACGTCTCTTGGATCCAAACAAGCATCCCGTCGAAAACGCCAATGTCGTTTTCAAGGTCCGAGTTTATAGCCCAAAACCAAAAAAATGTTTACTGTATGAAGAGATGCGGTCACTGAACATGAGTAACTCGCAAGGTGTGTTTGTTCTGTCGATCGGCGACGGTGAGGGAACCAGAACAGCCGCCGATCCAGGAATCCAAGTAGAAAGGATTTTCAATAATGACTCCAATATTACGTTCAACACCACTAATACTCCAAAGTTGGTCTGCAACACCGGTTCTTTCTATACGCCTGATCTTTTAGATCAAAGGCATCTTGAGGTCACTTTCAACGACGGAACAGGCACTGGTGATCAGACACTTCCTTTAATGGATGTGAACTTTGTGCCATTCTCAGTCAGCGCTTATGATTCGCAAAAAGTTGGAGGCACTCCCGCCAGTTCTTTGTTGCGTTTGAGCAGTGGTGATGCGACGCCCTTAAGCCCGGCGAACTTCTCTGAGCTGGTGAATCTTTTAACTGGTGCCTCCACACAATATGAAAAAGCCGGTCAGCTGCGCGGCTCTCCTGTTCCTGTTTTGACGAATGGTCAGTTCCTTGGTTGGAATGCGGGTGGTTGGGCGGCAATGACTCCATCCACGACCGATACATCTGTAAAGAACTTTGCGAAAATAGATCTGCCCACTTGTGGTTCTACACAATTTCTTAAAGACGATGGAAGTGGTCATCTGATCTGTGACGATGTGGTAGCCGAGGTTACCAACGGCTCTATCACAACCGCGAAAATCAGCGACGGAGCCGTGACCATGGAAAAGTTGGGGGTGGGCGCGGCACTGAACAACATTGCTGATGGAACAATTTCCGGAAATAAACTTGCTAATTCAGGTGTGACTGCCGGGGAATACGCCAAGGTCACGGTCGATGCTAAAGGTCGGGTCACTAACGGCGGTTCCTTGTCTGCTGCGGATATCCCAAATATAGATGCCGCAAAAATTACCTCAGGCACGCTCACTCAAAATGTCAGTGCAACCTCCATATCTGCGGCAAATATCAATGTTACAAATTGGAAGCTCTATGACGGAGCAAGCGAATATTTAACGTTCACTCTGCCCACCGGTGGCGCAGGATATTCGGTAGCTTGGCCAAATCAGGCCGGCAACAATGGTGATGTCCTGCGCTTGAATGCTTCTGGAAACTTTGTATGGTCACCTCTTCCTTCCGCTCCGGTTTCAAGCGTTGCAGGCCGAATCGGTGCTATTACTCTTACCCCTGCAGACATCACGGGTCTTGGGACGTCGGCGACATTAAATGTTGCCGGCGCTGGCGTCGATGCGGCGGCAAGCGAAGTTGTCAGAGGTGATGACACAAGATTGTCAGACGATCGAAAGCCGAAAGGCTCTGCGGGCGGAGATTTAAGCGGAAATTATCCGAATCCAACCGTCGCAAAAATTCAAAGTCGTCCAATCGATGCGACAGCACCCATCAATGGACAAGTATTATTGTGGGATCAGATTAATACGACTTGGAAAGCACAATACGTCAGGGCTCAAGACATCAGAACGGCCTGGGGAGGAGACCAACTAATCCCCGCTTCCGCTTGTGCCGCAAATCAGTCGATGACCTGGTCGTTGATCACCGATCGTTTTACCTGTCAGGATATCGGGTCCTTAAACTCTTCCGCGATTACGAATTTTTCTTCGAGTGTGGATGCAAGAATCACCGCTCAAAAAGCCCAAGCAAATGGTTTGGCGACCTTGGATGGCGACGGTCGTTTGCCAGCATCTTTACTTCCAACCACCACTAGTGATTTTTTTAGTCAGTATCTTTTTCTTGCGGGTCGATCTGGCGGGCAGACTATCAACGGCGGAACCGGAAGCAGTGATGTTTTGACATTGGATTCGACATCTCACACTACCAAAGGTTCTATCATTTTGGCTCCCAGTGGCGGCAAGGTCGGCATTGGTACAAGCAATCCTCTGGCAGCCCTTGACACCTCTGGAGGCATGATCCGTATTCAAGGGGGAGCTTCCTTTGGCACATTTCCCGCTTCAGGCAAAGGGTTAGAGTTTGGTTACGCAGATGACTCGAATACGGCACTCATTTCCTCTTACAATAGAACGGCGGCAGCCCACACAAGTTTATTAGTGGAGGCAGCCGCTTTAACTTTGAATGCTTATTCAACCGGGAATGTCGGTGTCGGCGTTGCCGCGCCAACACAAAAGTTTCAAGTGGGCGCTCAGAGTAACGCATTTGCATCTTTCAGTTTAAATAACAATGGAACAGCTCCCGCCTCGGGTTTTGGCCTGACTATTGGCGGCAATTATTCCGGAGCTTGGGGAGAAACGAATTTCTGGAATTCTTATGAGGGGGCAACAACGGCCTTCGACTTTAAACAGAAAACGGGGGCCTCCACCTTCGAAAATCTTTTAACAATTCAGTCCAATGGAAATGTAGGCATCGGGACTATAAGTCCCACACAGCTTTTACACGTCAACGGCACGGCCCTTGCGACCGCCTGGAACACCACTTCAGATAAACGACTTAAAGAAGAAATCACTGAGATCAAAAACCCTTTAGAAAAGATTCTTCAACTGCGTGGAGTCACTTTCAAGTGGAGAACCGACATATCGCAACCCACAACACACGAGCGAATTGAGGATATCGGTGTGATCGCTCAGGAAGTCGAAAAACAATTTCCAGAAGCCGTTCATACCGATCATAACGGATATAAATCGGTGAATTATCCCTCTCTTGTAGCTCCATTGATTGAGGCTATCAAAGAACTTTATCAAAACGTTGTCAGCCTCAAAGACAAACAGATTTCCCAAGCTCGAGGAATTGCGACTCTTGAACATAATAAAGTTGATAAAGCAGAATTTGAAAAATTATTGAAGGAAAATGCAGAACTGAGATCTCGACTAGAACGCCTTGAAAGATACATTGGCGAAAAATAG
- a CDS encoding tail fiber domain-containing protein produces MKTGTYLVVFSILASLHTLAAPNLLTYQGRIVKSDGSALEYNNVSFLFEITNNTGSCVIYREQKNGINMTNSHGVFDVPIGAGTKLFPSSPTKTLLNAFNNSTTHDCADADNNVAGTYTPAVSHTRLLRVQFHDGTGWKLLTPDNEIRTVPFAAFSQSAEKLGEHEVSDFVIKTGIPTCNASEFLTWNGSSLSCAAVTGASGGTVTNVTSANGYLTVTNNVSTPILTVNVGTSANTLAAGNDPRLSDARTPIGVAGGDLSGSYPNPTVAKIQGYDVASSAPTNGHFLKYDGAKWLSAAIGMNDVANLNSTLNSYLLQTTFDGYVTSANCAAHQTMYWSPVVGFQCQAINVSVAGDVSGTIGTVTVNKIKGVTVDTAGLTAGQVLKYDGVKWTPAADSSNAGTVTNIATGTGLSGGPITGTGTISLADTSVTAGSYTRANITVDAQGRLTSATNGSAVNLATEVTGALPIANGGTGATSLTANRLLASNVSGSAVVPFTCSAGQYVSFDATGLMICTSLPTSSYFIQNGNSFSAAATLGTNDAYALNFETTGTTRMTIHKDGYVGIGGAPDNTAGLMVMAPSATKTPLIVNSPASGKSEIDFLRNGTWLGTFGFAVGATNDFYITNGTNADIIFDTNNDEKVRLKADGRFGVGAMDPGNTFQVGPWDAQAAYYGMFAGSYHDTLGQAQYVGNWRSSGYWGLGPLSSTADNTVRLGNVSTAKGDWRTTQDISLVVGGKVGIGMTTAPTANLDVVGVTKTTGYSIIDSTAPMLMFSESDTSGAGKQFRLVLDAKTLRVDADSEGDGNFIPYLNPLTISPNGVTTTALETNGLALKPGSADHVYMSIYARTSAPAVRSGYFGYPNAGTNRLVVANEIDSGNIEFLTTSGGVGQIRMALSASGNLTTAGTVNGASDVRLKKDIHTLDHSLEKILQLRPASYHWKDPHADPRLQMGFIAQELEKIYPELVTENESTGLKAVSYMNMIAPLTQALQEFYREVLAKFSQNDQRLEKLESQMADLQKRNDELQKQNTELMNYLRSQNEKTQRNPASRR; encoded by the coding sequence ATGAAAACCGGAACGTATCTTGTTGTCTTTTCTATTTTGGCATCCTTGCATACCCTTGCGGCGCCCAATCTTCTCACTTACCAGGGGCGTATTGTTAAAAGCGATGGCAGTGCTTTAGAGTACAATAACGTAAGTTTCCTGTTCGAGATTACAAACAACACCGGATCTTGCGTGATCTATCGCGAACAAAAAAATGGGATCAACATGACGAACAGTCATGGCGTGTTCGATGTTCCAATTGGCGCCGGAACCAAACTCTTCCCTTCTTCTCCGACGAAAACTCTTTTAAATGCTTTCAACAACAGCACCACTCACGACTGTGCTGACGCTGACAATAATGTGGCGGGAACTTACACGCCGGCAGTCAGTCATACGCGCTTACTGCGGGTGCAGTTTCATGACGGAACGGGGTGGAAGCTGCTCACACCCGACAACGAAATTCGCACCGTTCCGTTTGCCGCTTTTTCTCAATCAGCGGAAAAGCTGGGTGAACACGAAGTCAGTGACTTCGTTATAAAAACCGGAATCCCGACCTGTAACGCCAGTGAATTTCTGACTTGGAATGGAAGTTCTTTAAGCTGTGCCGCGGTGACCGGTGCCAGTGGCGGGACTGTGACCAATGTCACTTCTGCCAATGGTTATCTGACGGTGACCAACAATGTTTCGACACCAATTTTGACGGTCAATGTCGGCACGAGTGCAAACACTTTAGCTGCGGGTAATGACCCGCGCCTGAGTGATGCTCGAACTCCTATCGGTGTCGCCGGGGGCGATCTTTCCGGCTCATATCCCAATCCCACTGTCGCAAAAATACAAGGTTATGATGTCGCGAGTTCGGCGCCCACCAATGGGCACTTTTTGAAATACGACGGTGCCAAATGGCTAAGTGCCGCGATCGGGATGAATGATGTTGCAAATCTGAACTCGACTTTGAACAGCTATTTATTGCAAACAACTTTCGATGGGTATGTCACGTCGGCCAACTGCGCCGCTCATCAAACCATGTATTGGAGCCCGGTTGTGGGCTTTCAATGTCAGGCTATTAATGTCTCTGTCGCTGGTGATGTCAGTGGAACTATCGGTACCGTCACTGTGAATAAAATCAAAGGTGTGACCGTCGATACGGCGGGTTTAACAGCTGGACAGGTTTTGAAATATGACGGAGTTAAATGGACACCGGCGGCCGACAGTTCCAATGCAGGCACCGTCACAAACATTGCCACTGGAACCGGGCTTTCGGGTGGACCGATCACGGGGACGGGCACCATTTCACTAGCCGACACTTCGGTGACCGCTGGTTCATACACTCGAGCAAATATCACCGTGGACGCGCAAGGACGTTTGACAAGTGCTACGAATGGCTCTGCAGTGAATCTCGCAACAGAAGTGACAGGAGCACTGCCGATCGCGAATGGTGGGACCGGAGCGACCTCTCTGACGGCTAATCGCTTGCTGGCCTCGAATGTTTCGGGTTCGGCGGTGGTGCCATTTACTTGTTCTGCGGGACAGTACGTCTCTTTCGATGCAACGGGATTGATGATTTGTACTTCGCTTCCCACATCCTCCTATTTTATTCAGAACGGAAACTCTTTTAGCGCAGCGGCGACTTTGGGAACCAACGATGCCTATGCCTTGAACTTCGAAACAACGGGTACTACACGCATGACCATTCACAAAGATGGTTATGTCGGTATTGGTGGCGCGCCCGACAATACGGCCGGCCTGATGGTGATGGCGCCCTCGGCAACGAAAACTCCGCTCATCGTCAACTCACCGGCCAGTGGAAAATCCGAGATCGACTTTCTTCGCAATGGGACTTGGTTAGGAACTTTCGGCTTTGCCGTGGGCGCAACGAACGATTTCTACATCACCAATGGCACGAATGCGGATATTATTTTCGATACAAACAATGATGAAAAAGTTCGTTTGAAAGCCGATGGAAGATTTGGCGTGGGCGCAATGGATCCAGGAAATACTTTTCAAGTAGGACCTTGGGATGCACAAGCCGCCTATTATGGAATGTTTGCTGGAAGTTATCACGATACTTTGGGACAAGCCCAATACGTAGGAAATTGGCGCAGCTCAGGATATTGGGGGCTGGGCCCCTTGTCTTCGACGGCGGATAACACCGTTCGCTTGGGAAATGTCAGTACCGCTAAGGGGGATTGGCGAACGACGCAAGATATCAGCTTGGTCGTGGGCGGAAAAGTCGGTATTGGGATGACCACCGCACCAACGGCGAATCTTGATGTCGTCGGCGTGACGAAAACCACGGGTTATTCGATTATTGACTCTACCGCACCCATGCTGATGTTTAGCGAATCAGATACTTCGGGCGCAGGAAAACAATTCCGGCTGGTTCTCGACGCGAAAACCTTGCGCGTCGATGCGGACTCCGAGGGCGATGGAAACTTTATTCCCTATTTAAACCCGTTAACAATCTCTCCCAATGGGGTCACGACAACAGCGCTTGAAACCAATGGCTTGGCACTAAAACCAGGCTCGGCCGATCATGTTTATATGAGTATTTACGCACGGACTTCAGCTCCTGCGGTGCGCTCTGGCTACTTCGGTTATCCCAATGCGGGCACAAATCGACTGGTTGTCGCCAACGAAATTGATTCTGGGAATATCGAGTTCCTGACCACCAGCGGTGGTGTGGGACAGATTCGCATGGCTCTTTCCGCTTCAGGAAATTTAACCACGGCAGGAACCGTAAATGGCGCTTCAGACGTGCGTCTGAAAAAAGATATTCATACTTTAGATCACAGCCTTGAAAAAATTCTGCAACTTCGTCCGGCTTCTTATCACTGGAAAGATCCACACGCGGACCCGCGACTGCAGATGGGTTTTATCGCGCAAGAACTAGAGAAGATCTATCCCGAACTTGTGACCGAGAATGAAAGCACCGGTCTGAAGGCCGTTTCTTACATGAATATGATTGCACCTTTAACCCAAGCGCTACAGGAATTCTATCGCGAAGTCCTGGCGAAGTTTTCGCAAAACGATCAACGTTTAGAAAAGCTTGAGTCGCAAATGGCCGACCTGCAAAAACGCAATGACGAACTTCAAAAGCAAAATACAGAACTTATGAACTACCTACGGTCTCAAAACGAGAAAACTCAAAGAAACCCGGCATCCCGCCGATAA